The DNA segment AACATCTCTGTTTACTACATCCACTCATATCCTGGCAACACTGGGATCCTGTGAGCTGATGggaatgtaaatataataaacactttttacagTTAATGGCTCATGTGACAGTAAAAAGTCATGACTCAAGTCTGaagatgctctctctctctctctctctctctctctctctctctctctctctctctctctctctctctctctatatatatatatatatatatatatatatatatacatatatatatatatatatatatatatacatatatatatatatatatatacatatacatatatatatacatatatatatatatatatatatatatacatatatatatatatatatacatatacatatacatatacatatatatatatatatacatatatacatatatatatatatatatacatatatatatatacatatatatatatatatatatacatatatatatatatatatatatatatatatacatatatatatatatatatatatacatatatatatatatatatatatatatatatatatacatatatatatatatacatatatatatatatatatatacatatatatatatatatacatatatatatatacatacatatatatatatatatatatatacatatatatatatatatatacatatatatatatatacatatatatatatatatatatacatatatatatatatatatatatacatatatatatatatatatatacatatatatatatatatatatatatatatatatatatatatatatatatatatatatatatatatatatgatgcaaCCTGTTTCAGTTAGCCTACTACAAAACAGTAGGCAGTATTCAGTTAGTAAGATGATATTCCATTCTTAGGGTAGCCTGTTTAATGTCTGTCTTTTCATTTTCGAAAACCACAGGTCACTCCTCTCCATGTGATATGTTTGTTTAGCAGTTGCACTGCTCTGTCTTCCATACGCTATTATTATGTTGATTATGTTGATTATGTTGATTATGTtgaggggtggtgctagcgcagtggataagacacatgtctttggtgtgagaggcccgggttcgaatccactgtgagacaccaatgtgtccctgagcaagacacttaacccctagttgctccagaggtgtgcgacctctgacatatgtggcaattctaagtcgctttggataaggcgtcagctaaatgaataaatgtaaatgttgacaacttaaaaagaaaaaaagatcattGGCGCCCTCTGCTGGCGTTAAGTAAATTATGTGACAGAGAAACGCCCGTGTATAGGCTAAAGTATTTgagtaaatgtaattagttactgcACTTGATTATCTTTTTGGCTACAATGTAGTTTTACTGAGTATCAAAGATATCAACTTTTACTCTCTACTACATTTTTGAATAGCCTAACTATCTGTACTGTTTACACCAATACAATGACCGATGCAATTACACATTACATTTTGCATGGGACCTAACTTTTTCTGCATTCGTTTACTTCTGCTACAAAATAAGCAACATTGCCGTCTACAAGGCATTAAATGTAGCTACTATATATTGTGCATTTTGCCCTTACTCAAGGCTTCTCTATGCATTAGCAGTTAgaatcgctgttttttttttttataagaaatgaAGACATGACTGCAGCCAGCGATCAGGCCGAAACCAGTACGTATAGTACAAGATGCCTTTGACTTTAATTTTACTTGACATCATTATATTTATCTCTCATATTTTTGAAGGAAGCTGGTTTAATGCTCTTTTTGAGTTATagaatataaacatgatttctctcCTTACAAATCAACTGttgttggttttattttattttattttatttattttttgtcccaCTGGCACATCTCTTAGGTGTTGAACACTAATGCATCTTTGAGCCTCAGTAGCTTAATACTTAAGTATacaaatacttaagtactgttaaAATCAGATACCTTTGTACTCTTAAGTCGTTTTGGTGACTTGTAACTTGTAATGGAGTTATTTCTGCTGTAAGGTATCTGTACTTTTGCTCAAGTAGCCTATGGTTTTCAAGTACTCTTTACAccgctgcttgtgtgtgtgtgtgtgtgtgtgtgttttcccatCCAAAAGATTAAAACACCTGCTCTCTTAGCTGAATCTGTCCAGATTTGTATAACCCCCCCTTCACCGCTGAGTCTACTGAATCCAGTGGATATGTCAGACAACctgtaataaaaactgttttattgtcAAATCGCTAAAGGTGTGTTGCTATAAATCATTGTAAAGCCGTCAAAACCTGATCAAAGCATGACATAATttgtgaacctggaccacaaaaccaatattaagtgtacatttttcaaaactttacatTGATATACTTTATGGTTTATTAGAATCAAACAATAATTGGCCCagacacaactatttgaaaatttggaatctgagggtgaaaaaaaaaaatctaaatattgagaaaattgcctttgaagttcaaaatgaattcttagcaatgcatattagtaatcaaaaattaagttttgaaatatttacggtaggaaatttaaaaGACCTTTTCATAGAACATGATCCttacctaatatcctaatgattgttacccatacaatgttttttttttttattttttttttatataccccagcaacttaagactggttttgtgctccagggtcacatttgtttaccaaaaagacACACCCTTCTCTACAGCCCGACAGTCATGTGACGGGTTACACAACTAAACATTCaaataatcttttaaatgttCATAGTCAAAAATGAATCTGATCTGAAGGCACATTTCGGTaagtaggcctatttattttgttttatattatcgTAAAGCTTTCTCTTAAGCACATGATGTGTGGCCTACcataaaattaatactttcagaatatttaaatgtagttttaagaatcAAATGGCACATTGGCAGAATGAGATGTGTTCGTTTTAAATAGCAGGCTATCATAAAAGTGCTGTGTGCATATTTTGTTGTCTCCTGTCTTCAGCAAATGATCTCAACAGAGGAAGAAGACCCAGGACCCAGGTCCCAGGAACCTCTAAATTTGTTTGAGTGCCACAAGAATGTCCGCTGAGGGACACCGTCCACCGACCTTCTTAAAACTGTTTAGCTTCGTTATGTTCAACCTAAAAGCAAAAGCATTATCAAGGGAAATATTTAATGTAGCAATAAGGTAAGCTGTAGCCTATATGGGCATTTTGATTAACAATGTTGCGTTAAAACCTTCCTAGGctatttaaacatttgtttgaacAGATATTCGGAACAGACAATCCTGATTTATTCAGTCAGTAGCCTATAATaaacaatacaaattaaaataaataaatataattgaaatcGTTTTAGCAATAACACAcaacattgaaatatatttataggcctaataataaatgcatatgcaAGTAAGACTCACAAATgttgaatagaaaaaaatagcCAATCAGCATTAAGTGTTCACTTTAAGCACTGAGGAGTGTTGAGAAAAGGAACATCacagaggaggctagcctcctgTCTGGTATATCAACCAACCGTCACAGAGAGACGTAAATCACGTGCTATTATTTCCAACGTCTCCCGTAGCGGCTGGGctgattatttaataatttacccAGTATTTATGATGAGTAGCAATATTGAATGGATTTTCTTTACGTTTTCTGACCAAAAGacaccaaaaagccattttaaagtggttaagcaaatgataataataacaatcggcagggatccccagaccaatacaaaaTTAGTTTATCAAATAGTGTGCATCCTCCATTTTAAAACCCACAAGCCGCCACTGACATGCACAAACACTGCAAGCTAAATGTTGGggttattttcatctgttttatacagtagCCTATCTTTCCAAAATAAAGCGGCtgttataatttgttagtttattgaaGGTGATTGTAAAACCATTGCTGTCAGTCATTTGAATTTTAACCTTTAAAATGTAcagtgtatataaatacaaagacatgcatgtatatataagaaaaaatttatatttataaatgaaatatatttatatataaaatataatataaatatataaatgtatatacacatgtaaatattttgaatatatattcataatgtgtgtatatatatatatatatatatatatatatatatatatatatatatatatatatatatatatatatatatatatgcctgcgCGGGCATGTTTGTTGGGATACGAGACGCCGCCCTAATCCCTTCAAACCTGATCAAAATACATCATTTGTTTGATGACCTCAAAGACACACCCTTCTCAAGAACTAGAGAACAGAACCGAAACCTAAACTACTGAACATCCCTACTACACAGACTCTGTGTGACATTCTGTGTTCTTCGTATTCCTCCCAAACTATCCAGAGAcatgaatcaaaaaaaaaaaagcatactcAGGTGagtatttattttggtttattttattttactgcgtTCTCCAAGGCTAAGGATGTGTTACTGGATATATTGTTTATTCATAAGCAGGCtatactttaaaaatattaaaatttctcTGTAAAGAATCAAATGGCACACTGGCAGAAGGGTTAATTTTGGCTTGCCCTTTTGTGAAACATAAAAGACATCGGATCGGTAATACTTGACAATAGCCTAAGGATCATTAGTTAAccactttagttaacatgaactaagcatgaacaataATTCTACATCATtaattaatcttagttcatgttaatttcagcatttataatgcatcattaaattcaaaagttgtgcttgttaacatcgAACTAACATGTACTAACAATGAATAGCTGTATTTTCAAACAAATAGCATTAACAacgatgaataaatactgtaataaatgtgttgttcattgtttgttcatgttagtgtATACATTAATGAACATTAACTATAatggaacattattgtaaagtgttaccaagaaaTCACAGAGGCATTGGCCAAATGCGTTTTTATCTTAATCGCCAACGAAAGTACCCTACCTagggtgaaagaaagaaagagatgagAACCACTTTCTCAGAAATGCAACTGAAACAAGAAAAACTAAGGTGGGGTAGGTGGAGCTATATTTAAACCAAGCCCCCAACCCCACCCCATgattgcatttccttttttttttttttacatactttcTGTAattaaaatgggggggggggctgttaaATGTTAAGTATATATCTGAATTGTACTGCATATCTACAGACAGGACCAGATGGTCTCAAAGATACCAACCCTACAGGGATTTGCACAGAGGAAGAAGAGGTGAGATAAcataaaagaggggaaaaaaggttcttaaaactaaaactaagctAAATTAATCTTAAAATCAAATCAtctgtatttaaatttaaaccaTGTGCTTGATGGTCATAATGATTCAATACTAAATTATACACAGGTATCGCACATCACATGCATTTGTACTCGCGAGGACAAGTTCAAGTCTGTTTTCCAAAACAGTAAATCTAATGACCATACaggctaaaaaataataatacatgggGGTGATGACCTGTATTAGTTGACCTGAAAAATACACTTTTTCTTATATGTTTAtgtactgtgaaaaaaaaatattgaaaaaaaaaatcttctttctcttcaatacattttttatgtttcctGATTCAATCATTATATaagaatgaaatattattaaaagaaaaaataataataataaaataaaatgagtcaCTGTTTTCCTTCTACAGATGATACAGATGTCCCCTTACTGGATTGGATCATTTCAGATTTACATCCACATACTATAGTTGAAGAGCCtggctttttacatttttacaaatctaTGAAAAGTGCAGGGTTTCAAAATCAACCAACATCTACTGACATACTCTTAAAACTTCAGCAATCATTTTCCGAAAAAACACAAAGTGTACAAAAGCATCTAGATAGTGTAGATACCGTTGCATTGTCTTCTGAAGTGTGGAACACCACAGCAAATAAAACCTATATGACAACTACCTGTCACCTGATCGATGACACATGGACTCGGCAGTCATGGGTTTTGGAAACCACACCTCTACCCGAAGAATATAAACCCAGTAATATTATTAGACAGCTCTTGAAAATAGCAGATAAATGGAGAATTGGAAACAAGATTAAAGTGGTAGTGACAAACGAAGATGGGATCAAGAGAGACATCAAAAAAGCAGGATGGGATTTCATACCCTGCTTCGCTAACACACTGGATGTGGTCTTCAAGGAGACGCTTGAAGCATCTTCTGACTGGAAAGTGCTGGTGCAAAGATGTTGTAAAATAGCAAAGTATTTTTCTAATGCTGAAGCACAAGGTCACCTCAAGAAGGCTCAAAAAAACCTGTGGTTACTGAAACATAACCTGGCTGAGACCAAGGGTGATAAATGGCTTTCTACACTAAATATGCTAGAAAGAATCTCAGAGCAGCGTGAGGCAATACAACAAGTGTTAATTGAATTTAATGTTGACTTACTGTTAAGCAAgcttgaaaataaaaacataacaaagaCAATATCATCCCTGAAGGCATTCCAGGATGTCATATCGCCAGCAAAACGATACCACTCACTATCAGACATCATACCACAGGTGGAAGCCATGAGGAAGAAGCTAAAGGAGTTGCAACAGAGCGGAAATGAGTTTGCAAAGGAATTAGCACGATGCTTGGATCATCACTTCAGTAAAGCCAAAGAAAATGACTGGCTGACATTGAGCACCACTCTTAACATGAGATACAGAGACATCGCTCTCTCTGAGACAGGGACTTTCACACACATTACGAAAAGGATCATTGCTGAAATGGAACACCTGAATGAAGAGAACCAAGGGAGAAGCTTTCGACAACCAGGCAATTTTGATATGGATGTGAAAAGATACTTGGAAAAGGAAATGTTTGAGATTGAATATGATCCTCTTGCATTCTGGAAATTCCCGAAAGATAAAGACTGGTACCTGAGTGAGGTTGCTCGCAAATACCTGGCTGTTGTCTCTACTGCGGTACCAGCTGACATTGCCTTTGACATAGAGAAAGCCAGACTAGTGGCCAGTCGAAGAAGCAGCTTGGATCCAGAACATCTAAATATGATGCTTTTTCTAAATGGCAACTGTTTCCTTCACTCTTAACTCACTATTTAACAGAAGGGAAAACGACCATAgcctgtttaatattttaaagggTATAGTGGCTAAAGGTTATAAATTTATCTATTTTGATTAGGAACTATTTACTTTGTAGTTTCAATAGTCCATAATCAATCAGTGACAATATGCACAATTCATGTATTATTCACAAAAAGGTAATATGTCTGCACATTTTCAGTAGGTGAAGTCACAAACAATTGTAAGACATTTTACCCAATTTCTTGTAAATAAACTTTGCATTGAAAGTAAAGTCCtgcttttttaatgcattttagctATTGTTTGTCAGTTACCTTAAGCTTAAGCTTTCAAGTCCTTGCTTAAGACGCATTACTATGCTTTGGCTTTCAATTCTTGTTGAGCTTTGATATCTTGACCTGTtggttattttgttttattttgtttgcacTTTGTCTGTATAATAattcgttttttttcttctttgtgggATCTTGAGAAGCACTTTGGTCAATtatgattgtttttaaatgtgctatataaataaaattgaactgAACTGTACTTGTTGaatgaggattgaccacaagatGGCAGTAGGAACACATTTATGCTATATAGGCTTAGATTGgagcacataaaaataaaacacaatataatataatataactttttgttgttgtttgtttattttttgctcagCCAATCCATGCATAAAGTCACATCAAGTTGTTCTTACATTACTGTTTATGTTCAATTTGAATCCGCTCCCCCAATGCATTTCCCATGAAAATCCTGAAaattgaaaatgtgcgcatttCAATCAGAAAGCATATTAAATGATCCATGCAGTCTTGGTAGAGCTGTTCTGCTCAGGTGCTGTAAGCCTAAGTAtctctattttaataaaattgagTTTAGGCTTCCACCTATGAAATCTAATACTTGACTAGGGAATTTAATAAGTCAGATCTGTTGCGTCAACATTTCTCAGTCAACACAGCTGTGATTCAGTAGTTTTTAGCCTGAGGATGGTCAGTACTCGTGTGAATCTACAACACTGGACAACTAGGCCTACAACACGACCAAACTTATTCAGCTATTGTGTTTTACTCTTAAATGATGAGTCAGATTGACAGTCATAAACACAAGTACACATTACAGTCCACTGGTGAAGTTTatcagctttttattttattgaaaaataaaatatattgcatgGGAAATTAAGGCAggacattatttatattatttcaatacAGAATGATACAGCCATTAAGTGAAATAAGATAAACAGCAAATACCTGGAAATTAAAGATATGGTTTCATACTAAATTTTAGTGTTTTGACAACCATTTTTCTGCAGCACCTGTAGGAAGATGTGGTCTTATAAATGATTATAAACCTGTGTGCACAACCAAGCAAAGAAACTATAGAAACCTCTATGCCATTGTATATGGAGGGTACAGTTTTCTCTCTGTAAGCATAGACACAAGTAAAGTATTAATGTCCTGAAAGAAAACTACTCAGAAACTGTAGAGGGAGCCTGCTGCTCTAAAAACCTGTTACAGTCCAGCGTTCCAGCTCACTTTTCAGTTCCGGACATCTGGTCTTCTTCAAAAGCTTTGTGTGCAGTGTGATATCTCCACAACCACGTCTTTAACCCATAAAATGATCAAAAACTGGGCAACAAAACAGAGGAATAAAAGACACTGGCACATTCGATTATCCCCCATTTGTCCTCACAGACAAAACAGCACGATGCAGCATTTTGACCAGATATAAGGCAACCCAAGCCCTTCGAACCCCATTAATAAAGCCCTTTCCAAACCATTCTATACCCACAGTGAAATCCTCTCAAGGAAACATGGAGACAGCATTACAAACATCTTTCTTACAAATCATACCTTCCTTTTTTCTCTGTACAAACATGCTGATTTCACAAACCAACCAAAACACTTGGCAGGTGAGCAAGGAAATAATGTAGCTGTAGACTTACAGTGGATATAAAGCCTTACTGAGCTCACAAAGTGAAGGTAAGAGGCCACAGAGAGATCTGTACAAACAATTCTGTACCACTGAAACCAAGAGTTTGCAAAATAACCAATTCTACAAAATGGTGCTCTCTTCAGTTCAGCGTGCTTATATAAATGTTAGATTACAGGGCCAACACCCTTGACTAAACAACAGGATCAATCAAAAgactcaaatatacagtaaatgaatAACTGAACATGATGTACATATATCAAGAGAGGGACGGTTTTAAATTATCTCCCCAAAacataactttgtgtcatgggggggaaaaaaatctaaattcccAAAGTGCACAATGAACTGTTAATACTAGCTTTAATAGATggtaattattttatgttttcagtgGAAAACCCACAGCCTCTAATAGTGTTAATAATCCTGCCAGTATTAGAGCAAATTTGCTGTTAGCATAGTTTGTGAAAGCCTCAATCACCTaaatctgaagtgtttttttctgtggcactaaacagaatttaaaaaataacaagttTCAAACATTACCAGACTGCCACTGGTCAAACAAATGTGTAGCCCCGCCTTCAAACTCTAACGATTGGTTATTATGGACCTGCAATGTAaagatcccccccccccaaaaaaaaaaactcaatatgTATTAGATTCCATTTTAGTGCTGCCGATGGTGCAGAAATTACACCCCTTTAAAGAAAAATAGTGAAAGATTTACATAACTTTAACATAAAATTGGATGGTGGTGAGAGTTTGCTCATAAAGAATTTTAATAAAGTACAATATAGTCTACATTTAACTGATGCAAAGGGTATGGCACTAACTCACAGAGTGGCTATAGAATTACAGTGTCATCATGGGGTGTTGATCTCTCTTCAAACCTAAATACAGAAACACAAAGAACTATAAAAGTCATTCAGAGATTAAACCCTCCAGAGCCACTTCTGCTGATGAGCACAGTTTGAAGTTCAAGGCACTACGTTAGACCCTGAATAAGAGAGCTACACTCTTCATCTCTGTGCCTATACAATGATAATCAAATAACACACTCCTCAGCCCTCTTGACACAAACTGACAATTGGTTCCACTTGGACTGATTTTACTGCCTACAAGTAATGTGACGTCACCACTGCTTTCGGTGTCTGCATCCCATCAATCTGAAATCTCCATGATTGAGAATATCATGACACCTGACAGGAAATCCTCTTAAGCATGCATGGAACACATGACAAAGTCCACATCTACTACATTATCAGCTCTCGATGGGAAAAAGGTAACATATGTCAGAGATAAAGCGTTCTGTTAAACCTCCAAACACGTTTATGGTATTCCAATCATCTCACCATTTACATCATTATGGTTTTGGTATACAAGGCAAAATTAAGAATTTAGGAACTTAAAGATGGAATCAAAAGCTGTAAAACATAAAGTAGGAAACTTAAGACTGTTGCCGTTAGCATTTTTATCAGAATTTAAAGGCATTAGCAAAGAGTACTGCATCTATCATGGGAGAATGTGAGGCTTGGTTCCACACAAACCTCCTGTATCAGCATTCCAAGTGGTCAACACTGGAATTCGTTAATGATACTCACGAGACTGTAATTACAATTTGAAATGGAATTCCCTTGCCATATGCAAACACGCAAGCACATTTTTCTCACAGCTGTGTTGGTTCTGGTGAAAGTCACTAGTAACAAAGGGTTCATATACCTGATCTAGAAAGTGTAGTGAAAAAGCCTTTAGCAAGGgctaaaactatattttttccCTTTCATCTCCATTATAAAATCAGTCCTCCAAGTCAATGTACAGGCTTTATATTCCACCAACTGACCACAACCCACTTCCACCATTTCTTTTAGTCTTTGCAAAAGACTGTTCTGGCACCTTACAGTTCACTTTACACCCTAATCTCGTCATCATCGTCGTCATCCATGTAGGAGAAGTCCCCGTCGTCTTGAACTCGAGGTGAGCTGACCTTGATGTTGTTTGTGCTCCTCTCATACATCTGATTGTGGGATTTTTCATCCAGCACGGTGGACCCTGAACTGGAGAGGGAACAGCTGTCCAGGTTTTGATGGTTCCTGGTTTGGAGCTCTGGAGTGTAATTGTTGGTGACTGGCCTTTGGCGTGGGGGCCGGATTGGAGGAAGAGCGTCCTCTTCTTCTACCTCGTTGGGTGGGCTTTGGGTTGGTGAGCTGAATCCCTCGCAACTCTTCCCCTCTTCAAATCCAAGATCGTCATCATCAATGCCCTTCTTGTCCATCACACTCAAGATGTCACCAAGCATTGAGGGACCCAGATCAATGTTGAAGGACATGATGGATTCGGTACGTTTCATGCCTCCGGTATAAGGAACCGATGGACGCAAGTCAGTCAGCTCTCCAAAATTCCTCTCGTCCAGCTCTAAGTCTGATACAGGGGATGCCGTGGCTCCATTAAGTGGCTTTATTTCGCCTTCTGGAAGTTTCTTTAAAGGACTTGAGGACACACTCTTGGGAAAGCGGATTCCAGTACTTAGTCCTGTGTCATCGTCATTCAAATATGGCAGTGAGATTGCATTTTTTACATAACTCGGCGAACCACCTGGGGGCACCAGTTTGGATTTGTCAAGCTTGTCACGATTGGCCGACTGCGAACGCTTGCTGCTTCGGAATGTACGAGAAAGGAGGCTCTGTTTAGGTGAGCTCTGCTGTACCTCCGGCTCCTTTGGTGGCTCCCCTGAGCGGGTGCTAAGAAAGGAGGTGTCCCCGAACGCGTCACCTCCTCGACCCACGTGCATAGTGTGACGGAAGTCTCCCAAAGGTGCGCTGATCATCTCCGCAGTCAGGTCAGCACGAGAACGCCGCTTCGACTGGGAGGACGAGGACACAAGCTGCTTCAGAATAGGCATGATGACTACTCAAATAATgtccacagaaaaataaaaatcataaaagtcTTTCTTTGACAAGAAATGAGGCACTCTTTCCTATGATGGTATAGATCCAGGACAGTGGTCAGGATGAAAATTCTTCCAAGAATCCAGGACACGTGGCCATTTTTATCCTTAAAGCATAGTGTCCAGCCTTCAACATCTGCAATTCGACCTATGATAAAAGAGAAAAGacacaataaatgtaattttattagaaGGCTAACATTTATTACTGAATCGGGAATTCTCTTTTGATTTTAGAGCTTGAGTTGAACCGTCAACTTACGGACTATATTGCAAGTAGAAATTATTGGAATTATACATGATATTTGGAATTTTGAACTATGTGACATTACAATGACATCACATATTAAATTTATTTcccattttgttttaaatgattaattataatgaaaaattGGCTTTGCTAAAGAAATCGCAGGGAGGGGGTAATCATGAAGCATTTCACCAGTAAAGCCACGAAGTATTATGTAACATCAGAAAGAAGAGGTGTAAGAGGTCGGAAAAGAAATTCCTATTCCATCCATGAGCCTTATTATTGTTCTTGGAGGAAATGAGGTCGTGAAAGGGTGACACGTTGCACAAGCATTGATTTACAGAGCTCCTGTTTCTGAAGGATTTACTTTAGCATAGTGGTCACCCCACCATCGAAACTTTGAACACTTCCAGCTCAGCTTGCTATGAACTTGTGAACCTTCTGTTTACTCAACAGATAAAGCTGGAATTAAACCACACATTGCACAACAAATTCTAAGCCC comes from the Carassius carassius chromosome 39, fCarCar2.1, whole genome shotgun sequence genome and includes:
- the LOC132121672 gene encoding uncharacterized protein LOC132121672, translated to MKSAGFQNQPTSTDILLKLQQSFSEKTQSVQKHLDSVDTVALSSEVWNTTANKTYMTTTCHLIDDTWTRQSWVLETTPLPEEYKPSNIIRQLLKIADKWRIGNKIKVVVTNEDGIKRDIKKAGWDFIPCFANTLDVVFKETLEASSDWKVLVQRCCKIAKYFSNAEAQGHLKKAQKNLWLLKHNLAETKGDKWLSTLNMLERISEQREAIQQVLIEFNVDLLLSKLENKNITKTISSLKAFQDVISPAKRYHSLSDIIPQVEAMRKKLKELQQSGNEFAKELARCLDHHFSKAKENDWLTLSTTLNMRYRDIALSETGTFTHITKRIIAEMEHLNEENQGRSFRQPGNFDMDVKRYLEKEMFEIEYDPLAFWKFPKDKDWYLSEVARKYLAVVSTAVPADIAFDIEKARLVASRRSSLDPEHLNMMLFLNGNCFLHS
- the LOC132121673 gene encoding cdc42 effector protein 4-like, which gives rise to MPILKQLVSSSSQSKRRSRADLTAEMISAPLGDFRHTMHVGRGGDAFGDTSFLSTRSGEPPKEPEVQQSSPKQSLLSRTFRSSKRSQSANRDKLDKSKLVPPGGSPSYVKNAISLPYLNDDDTGLSTGIRFPKSVSSSPLKKLPEGEIKPLNGATASPVSDLELDERNFGELTDLRPSVPYTGGMKRTESIMSFNIDLGPSMLGDILSVMDKKGIDDDDLGFEEGKSCEGFSSPTQSPPNEVEEEDALPPIRPPRQRPVTNNYTPELQTRNHQNLDSCSLSSSGSTVLDEKSHNQMYERSTNNIKVSSPRVQDDGDFSYMDDDDDDEIRV